Proteins from a genomic interval of Musa acuminata AAA Group cultivar baxijiao chromosome BXJ1-9, Cavendish_Baxijiao_AAA, whole genome shotgun sequence:
- the LOC135582410 gene encoding uncharacterized protein LOC135582410 isoform X3: MFGMMKLPVNQSGLLLKEVLHVVVVKATMWFRTTCNFFKQMTGKIELDEMSYQELAATSRKLRGVSLVPQFPPARCTGKRDLIIERVKKRFNKLLSNLKDGDALPEPLVKALSIIYLSYKHRSRHIDMLTSELYPFPPETVGLHNDIINALWLLPKVKHDELKALHTLLDPKVEVPIKCFRNALRKYLIEYLFECSETSITQEALKTIDFINRKMQSQTLVFSKETIEEEVEAVMITSRQLKQITSRVFSGRSDDARQCFKGFGDDKNINSFSIVGTDYFMSLGDNENGQMYSSCSNYEAEANGDSGRGVSTSFTTSSNSFLLTGTADKISGNNTKMPEVEHDNDIDIEKPCIEESEKLTPERTSQNTGSMGRKSVQEICDETALVAYKLIGSMLDKLIKTEGLDADMSTRIYLNGGSLASADLQGGMDILKTSKEQTRSRIFVQTVEELVPSLTKSCIRRVKNLMES, translated from the exons ATGTTCGGAATGATGAA GTTACCAGTAAATCAGTCAGGATTACTGTTGAAAGAAGTTTTGCATGTTGTAGTTGTGAAAGCCACCATGTGGTTCAGGACTACTTGCAACTTTTTCAAACAAATGACGGGGAAAATAG AGCTGGATGAAATGTCCTATCAGGAGCTTGCTGCAACAAGCAGAAAACTTCGAGGTGTATCACTGGTCCCTCAATTTCCACCTGCCCGGTGTACTGGAAAGAGGGATTTGATTATTGAACGGGTGAAGAAAAGGTTCAATAAATTGCTGTCAAATCTCAAGGATGGGGATGCATTGCCAGAGCCATTAGTTAAAGCATTGTCCATTATTTATTTATCTTACAAGCATAGATCCAGACATATTGATATGCTAACATCAGAGCTGTACCCCTTTCCACCAGAGACAGTTGGCTTGCACAATGATATCATAAATGCCCTTTGGTTGCTTCCGAAGGTTAAACACGATGAGCTTAAAGCTTTGCACACTTTACTGGATCCAAAAGTTGAAGTTCCTATAAAATGTTTCAGGAATGCACTAAGGAAATACTTGATAGAATATTTGTTCGAATGCAGTGAAACAAGTATCACACAGGAAGCATTGAAAACTATTGATTTTATAAACAGGAAGATGCAAAGTCAGACTCTTGTGTTCTCTAAAGAGACAATAGAAGAGGAGGTTGAAGCCGTAATGATCACAAGCCGTCAGCTTAAACAAATTACATCAAGGGTTTTTTCAGGACGGAGTGATGATGCAAGACAATGTTTCAAGGGGTTTGGTGATGACAAGAACATTAATTCTTTTAGTATTGTTGGAACTGACTATTTTATGAGTCTTGGTGACAATGAAAATGGGCAGATGTATAGTTCTTGCTCTAATTATGAAGCAGAAGCCAATGGGGATTCAGGACGAGGCGTCTCCACATCATTCACCACTAGTAGCAACTCTTTTTTACTCACTGGGACTGCCGATAAAATTAGTGGTAATAACACAAAGATGCCTGAAGTTGAGCATGATAATGATATTGATATAGAGAAACCTTGTATTGAGGAGTCAGAAAAGCTTACTCCTGAAAGGACTTCCCAAAACACAGGAAGCATGGGAAGAAAGTCGGTCCAAGAAATCTGTGATGAGACAGCATTGGTTGCTTATAAACTTATTGGTTCTATGCTAGATAAATTAATAAAAACAGAAGGCCTAGATGCAGATATGTCAACAAGAATTTACTTGAATGGTGGATCATTAGCTTCTGCAGATTTGCAAG GTGGCATGGATATTTTGAAAACTTCGAAGGAGCAGACAAGGTCTCGTATTTTTGTTCAAACTGTTGAGGAGCTAGTACCTTCTTTGACAAAGAG TTGTATTAGAAGAGTGAAGAATTTGATGGAGAGCTGA
- the LOC135582410 gene encoding uncharacterized protein LOC135582410 isoform X1 has translation MDISFEDGKRLWSLMWNKEELITKKRRFLMGSLLASTSEGSQKKFKRPKFLSDLYLLESYVRNDEVTSKSVRITVERSFACCSCESHHVVQDYLQLFQTNDGENRCNNGLPLKQLTPSLHNTHISSLCLSSVSNMLVELDEMSYQELAATSRKLRGVSLVPQFPPARCTGKRDLIIERVKKRFNKLLSNLKDGDALPEPLVKALSIIYLSYKHRSRHIDMLTSELYPFPPETVGLHNDIINALWLLPKVKHDELKALHTLLDPKVEVPIKCFRNALRKYLIEYLFECSETSITQEALKTIDFINRKMQSQTLVFSKETIEEEVEAVMITSRQLKQITSRVFSGRSDDARQCFKGFGDDKNINSFSIVGTDYFMSLGDNENGQMYSSCSNYEAEANGDSGRGVSTSFTTSSNSFLLTGTADKISGNNTKMPEVEHDNDIDIEKPCIEESEKLTPERTSQNTGSMGRKSVQEICDETALVAYKLIGSMLDKLIKTEGLDADMSTRIYLNGGSLASADLQGGMDILKTSKEQTRSRIFVQTVEELVPSLTKSCIRRVKNLMES, from the exons GTACTTACTAGAGTCATATGTTCGGAATGATGAA GTTACCAGTAAATCAGTCAGGATTACTGTTGAAAGAAGTTTTGCATGTTGTAGTTGTGAAAGCCACCATGTGGTTCAGGACTACTTGCAACTTTTTCAAACAAATGACGGGGAAAATAGGTGCAATAATGGTCTCCCATTGAAACAGTTGACACCGTCTTTGCATAACACTCATATCTCTAGTCTTTGTCTTTCATCTGTTTCCAATATGTTGGTAGAGCTGGATGAAATGTCCTATCAGGAGCTTGCTGCAACAAGCAGAAAACTTCGAGGTGTATCACTGGTCCCTCAATTTCCACCTGCCCGGTGTACTGGAAAGAGGGATTTGATTATTGAACGGGTGAAGAAAAGGTTCAATAAATTGCTGTCAAATCTCAAGGATGGGGATGCATTGCCAGAGCCATTAGTTAAAGCATTGTCCATTATTTATTTATCTTACAAGCATAGATCCAGACATATTGATATGCTAACATCAGAGCTGTACCCCTTTCCACCAGAGACAGTTGGCTTGCACAATGATATCATAAATGCCCTTTGGTTGCTTCCGAAGGTTAAACACGATGAGCTTAAAGCTTTGCACACTTTACTGGATCCAAAAGTTGAAGTTCCTATAAAATGTTTCAGGAATGCACTAAGGAAATACTTGATAGAATATTTGTTCGAATGCAGTGAAACAAGTATCACACAGGAAGCATTGAAAACTATTGATTTTATAAACAGGAAGATGCAAAGTCAGACTCTTGTGTTCTCTAAAGAGACAATAGAAGAGGAGGTTGAAGCCGTAATGATCACAAGCCGTCAGCTTAAACAAATTACATCAAGGGTTTTTTCAGGACGGAGTGATGATGCAAGACAATGTTTCAAGGGGTTTGGTGATGACAAGAACATTAATTCTTTTAGTATTGTTGGAACTGACTATTTTATGAGTCTTGGTGACAATGAAAATGGGCAGATGTATAGTTCTTGCTCTAATTATGAAGCAGAAGCCAATGGGGATTCAGGACGAGGCGTCTCCACATCATTCACCACTAGTAGCAACTCTTTTTTACTCACTGGGACTGCCGATAAAATTAGTGGTAATAACACAAAGATGCCTGAAGTTGAGCATGATAATGATATTGATATAGAGAAACCTTGTATTGAGGAGTCAGAAAAGCTTACTCCTGAAAGGACTTCCCAAAACACAGGAAGCATGGGAAGAAAGTCGGTCCAAGAAATCTGTGATGAGACAGCATTGGTTGCTTATAAACTTATTGGTTCTATGCTAGATAAATTAATAAAAACAGAAGGCCTAGATGCAGATATGTCAACAAGAATTTACTTGAATGGTGGATCATTAGCTTCTGCAGATTTGCAAG GTGGCATGGATATTTTGAAAACTTCGAAGGAGCAGACAAGGTCTCGTATTTTTGTTCAAACTGTTGAGGAGCTAGTACCTTCTTTGACAAAGAG TTGTATTAGAAGAGTGAAGAATTTGATGGAGAGCTGA
- the LOC135582410 gene encoding uncharacterized protein LOC135582410 isoform X2, which translates to MGSLLASTSEGSQKKFKRPKFLSDLYLLESYVRNDEVTSKSVRITVERSFACCSCESHHVVQDYLQLFQTNDGENRCNNGLPLKQLTPSLHNTHISSLCLSSVSNMLVELDEMSYQELAATSRKLRGVSLVPQFPPARCTGKRDLIIERVKKRFNKLLSNLKDGDALPEPLVKALSIIYLSYKHRSRHIDMLTSELYPFPPETVGLHNDIINALWLLPKVKHDELKALHTLLDPKVEVPIKCFRNALRKYLIEYLFECSETSITQEALKTIDFINRKMQSQTLVFSKETIEEEVEAVMITSRQLKQITSRVFSGRSDDARQCFKGFGDDKNINSFSIVGTDYFMSLGDNENGQMYSSCSNYEAEANGDSGRGVSTSFTTSSNSFLLTGTADKISGNNTKMPEVEHDNDIDIEKPCIEESEKLTPERTSQNTGSMGRKSVQEICDETALVAYKLIGSMLDKLIKTEGLDADMSTRIYLNGGSLASADLQGGMDILKTSKEQTRSRIFVQTVEELVPSLTKSCIRRVKNLMES; encoded by the exons GTACTTACTAGAGTCATATGTTCGGAATGATGAA GTTACCAGTAAATCAGTCAGGATTACTGTTGAAAGAAGTTTTGCATGTTGTAGTTGTGAAAGCCACCATGTGGTTCAGGACTACTTGCAACTTTTTCAAACAAATGACGGGGAAAATAGGTGCAATAATGGTCTCCCATTGAAACAGTTGACACCGTCTTTGCATAACACTCATATCTCTAGTCTTTGTCTTTCATCTGTTTCCAATATGTTGGTAGAGCTGGATGAAATGTCCTATCAGGAGCTTGCTGCAACAAGCAGAAAACTTCGAGGTGTATCACTGGTCCCTCAATTTCCACCTGCCCGGTGTACTGGAAAGAGGGATTTGATTATTGAACGGGTGAAGAAAAGGTTCAATAAATTGCTGTCAAATCTCAAGGATGGGGATGCATTGCCAGAGCCATTAGTTAAAGCATTGTCCATTATTTATTTATCTTACAAGCATAGATCCAGACATATTGATATGCTAACATCAGAGCTGTACCCCTTTCCACCAGAGACAGTTGGCTTGCACAATGATATCATAAATGCCCTTTGGTTGCTTCCGAAGGTTAAACACGATGAGCTTAAAGCTTTGCACACTTTACTGGATCCAAAAGTTGAAGTTCCTATAAAATGTTTCAGGAATGCACTAAGGAAATACTTGATAGAATATTTGTTCGAATGCAGTGAAACAAGTATCACACAGGAAGCATTGAAAACTATTGATTTTATAAACAGGAAGATGCAAAGTCAGACTCTTGTGTTCTCTAAAGAGACAATAGAAGAGGAGGTTGAAGCCGTAATGATCACAAGCCGTCAGCTTAAACAAATTACATCAAGGGTTTTTTCAGGACGGAGTGATGATGCAAGACAATGTTTCAAGGGGTTTGGTGATGACAAGAACATTAATTCTTTTAGTATTGTTGGAACTGACTATTTTATGAGTCTTGGTGACAATGAAAATGGGCAGATGTATAGTTCTTGCTCTAATTATGAAGCAGAAGCCAATGGGGATTCAGGACGAGGCGTCTCCACATCATTCACCACTAGTAGCAACTCTTTTTTACTCACTGGGACTGCCGATAAAATTAGTGGTAATAACACAAAGATGCCTGAAGTTGAGCATGATAATGATATTGATATAGAGAAACCTTGTATTGAGGAGTCAGAAAAGCTTACTCCTGAAAGGACTTCCCAAAACACAGGAAGCATGGGAAGAAAGTCGGTCCAAGAAATCTGTGATGAGACAGCATTGGTTGCTTATAAACTTATTGGTTCTATGCTAGATAAATTAATAAAAACAGAAGGCCTAGATGCAGATATGTCAACAAGAATTTACTTGAATGGTGGATCATTAGCTTCTGCAGATTTGCAAG GTGGCATGGATATTTTGAAAACTTCGAAGGAGCAGACAAGGTCTCGTATTTTTGTTCAAACTGTTGAGGAGCTAGTACCTTCTTTGACAAAGAG TTGTATTAGAAGAGTGAAGAATTTGATGGAGAGCTGA